TCTGCTGGAACATATGGAAGCAGAGAAACGGCAGAGTTTTTCGCAACAGCAACATCGCCAACGAGTGGGGAACGGCCGATATCATCCACCAGGAACTTAGGCCATGGGCAtcggcgagagggagaggagttCAACATGGTATAGAGTAGTAGCCTAGCGTGTGGAGTGGAGGGGTGGACGTGCATGCCGTGCCGTGTGTGGTAGTGCATTCCGTCGTCTGTATTTCTTGTACATAACTCTTTTTCGTCTATAAAATTTTCTTGTACATAACTTTTTTTCGTCTATAAAGTTAAGGTACGCACTTTGCGTACCCATGAAAAAAAGTGAATGGTCAGGAGCCGGAGCAGAGACGGGCCCCAAAAAAAAAGAGATGTCCTGGTggatgcagagagagagagagcgcgcgcgCGAGCCAGATTGACCATATCATCATGCAATCATGGGGGCTTTGAACCTCTTCCCAAACCTGTCGTCGAGCTGGGTCAAGCTCATCCACGGCCAGGCGTGGCGCTTATTGGTCCGGAGAGCGGGGCGTGGCTCAGTCAGCACCGGTCACGTACGTAAACCCACCATGCACCAGCACCACACATCACGGACGCCAGGGAGTTGCAAGAGGATAAGGCAATCGTGTCCCCGTGACTCCATTTCCTACGGTACGCATGCAGCTAGCACAGCCGGCCGAAGCTCTGCTCTCAGCTCGACAGCAATGGCGAGAGCCTGCAAGTGCAGCCCCGCCTTGAGGCTGCTGCCGAACCCGATCACGGCACAGCTCCCGAGCGGCAGGAGCCACGGAAGATGCAGATGCCTTGCCGTTCACGCGCAGCTCCCAGCCGAGGATGCCGATGATTACCCCGCTGAGTCACCCAAAAGGGTCCAGGTTACACAGGTGAATTACTGATCTAGCCAGTGGTAGGATAACTCGCGGGCAGCGGTTTGAATTTGAATGGCGATGAGCTGCTCACCGCATCATCTGCTTCGATCCAGAGCCTCAGGAGGAGCCGCCGGAGGGGAGCCGCCGGGCGGCAGAGCCTGATCTCCGTCGGGACGTCGCGCGGCGGAGGAGATCAGTGGGGCAGCGACTTCGAGCTGACGCTCCGGCAGCTGAGGCTGGACGACCTGATCGAGGACGGGCACAGCGACGCCGACGTCCTGGTGCACCTTCTGGTCCAGCAGGTAACTGAAAGAGGAACTGGCGTCCATCTGAAAAATATTGCACCGAGCAAGTGAGCAGCTGACTGATAGGTGCGAGATCTTCGTCTGCTTTCAGCACACCCAGTTCGGAATGTCGATCAAAGGGCGAGTGGTCACATCGCTCACCAAAATATGTGATTCCTGCTCCGCCCCATACTGCACAAAGGTATATCACACCGCGGATCACCTGGAAAAAATTTCATGTTCTAAGAAAAGATGGCACATTTGGAAACTGTTCAAGTTAACTGAAAACATTGGATCCTGGGACCCCGTTGCAGATTGATGAGCAGTTCGACATTACGGTGCTGTCTTCCTCCAGGAAAGATCAGAGCGGTTTGCCTGAAATCGGAGACAGCGATCCGTCAGTACGTGATATCATTTACCTAGCTTTGATGCTATATATAATTACCCTAACCATTACGACTATTTCTTTTAGAACAGGTCATCTATGTGAAGCCAGGAACAGAAATCGATATCGACTCGTCAATCCAAGAGACGATACGACTAACAGCGTCAGCCAAGGTATGCACTTGCAGCATGTCATGTCGAACTGTCGACACACGACCTCTTACTGATTATTGTCATTCAGAGTTCATGTTCGGAGGCGTGTGAGAAGTCTCCTGTCGTGTGGAAACGTAAGTGCTCAGACGAGCTGCAACAACTAGTACATTGGATTTGTTGCTTTTACTGTAGATCGCTGTTTTATCTTGTGAATTTGCAGGTGCTGGTAACCAGAAGAAGCGTTACAGCCAAACGTGGTCAAAACTTCTTGATCTCAAGAGAACTCTGGATAAGGCGCCCAGCTAAATTACTGTTGCCGATGCAGTTTCAACTCGACGGCACTCTGATTATCTGATATGAAAATGCTACAGTGTGATATATCGAACAAAAAGCTCATGTGACCGGATGGTTAATCAATGGACATGGTTATCCAGTGATTGTTCCTCTCCATAATAATTAACTGTATACTCATAGAGACTACTACGCTATAACAAAGCATTTCCTCAAATATATTACCTATGGGAAAATATGTATGGATTCAgaactttttgttttgtttttgaaaagAGCCAAAAGACTTGCCAcattcattaattaagaagagacTTTTATAGACCACTTGCCGAAGGAGAGAACAAAACAATACAAAAGCCTACTCTCCTCGCATACAAATACCCAAATGCTTAGCCCCCGCGGTGACCCAATGCCCGGCCTCATTTCGAATTCTTGATAGGATAATGTTATGTGATGATGCTTTGTCATTCAAAACACGCTAATTTCTCTCATCCCAGATCTCCCACAAAACTAACATGATATGAGAGACCATGGCTTTGTGGCTGTCACGGGCATGAATGACAGGATGTTCCCACCAAGGTTTGTCGTCACTGAAGTCACTCCATGTGAAAGGTTCAAGAAGGTGCAGCCCAAGCCAAACTTTTACCATGCGCCGAAGTCGAATGGGGTAGCGACATCGGGAAAGACGATGGGCAGCTGTCTCAGGAGCACGGTTGCATAAGGGGCAATGCCCGCAATTTGGCCATTCACGGTCAGCGAGGTGATCAGCTGTCCAGACCCGATTTTAGATGATGAGCCAAGCAAAGATCTTGCACTTGGGTGTTACCCGTATTTTTCAAATTATTTTGTTCATGTTGGTGGAGACCAAGCCAAGGAATTATGCCTTGTAAGCCAAAGACATCGAGTAGCAACCGGAAGCGAAAACTTTCCAAATGATGGTGTTTGGGTAATCCTTGTGGAGATGGACTTGAGAGGCATAGGACCACAGGGTGAGGAACTCCTGGATATGTTGTAAGAGCCCCCTGGAGGTGTTGATTTGTTCCACCCAAGCTTGTGATGAGTGGCCGCTTGAACACACCAAATCTTCTTATTTGAGAGCTGAAAAATTGTTCGTGCGATGTCTTTAGGCCTATTGGAGGCAATGCAACtctcgatgtattgatcgggtGCACGGTGCACGTATATATGGGTACAAGCGCAACCCTCAGCCTCATATATACAAGGAAACTAGAGGCGGGGCCGGTAGGAGATTATCCTAACAGATACATGCACAAATATGTTcaacaccaccccccccccccccgcgcgcgcagtCGATACGTCACCAGTGACGCatagactggaccggaactcctcaaatgtaGGCGTCGGTAACCCCTTCGTCATGATATCGGCAAACTGCTGAGCGGTGGGAACATGAAGAACGCGGACgcgcccaagagccacctgctcgcgcacgaagtgaatgtcgagctcaatgtgcttcatgcgacgatgatgaacggggttggcggagaggtagaccgcagagacattgtcacagtagacaatggtGGCCTTCGGAACATCAAGAAGCAACTCCTGGAGAAGCTGGCGAAGCCACGAGCACTCGGCAACGGCATTGGCCACAGCACGATACTCGGCCTCGGCACTGGAGCGGGAtaccgtgggttgtcgtttagacgaccacgatGTGAGCGAAGGCCCCAAGTAGACGTAGTAGCCTGAAGTAGAGCGTCGTGTGTCCGGGCAGCCGGCCCAATCGGCATCACTGTAGGCCACCAGGTCAATCGAGGACGAGGCCGTCAACGTAAGACCCAAAGCCGTGGTGCCGCGGATGTACCGAAGAATCTGCTTCACCAGGTTCCAGTGAGTGTCGCGGGGGacgtgcatgtggagacacactTGCTGGACGGCGTACTGTAGGTCCGGCCAAGTGAGTGTCAAGTACTGGAGGGCGccgacgatggagcggtagaacGCCGCATCTGGCGCGGGCGAGCCGTCGAGCGCAGAGACCTTAGCCTTCGTGTCGATAGGCGTGGGgacaggcttgcagttaagcatgcctgcCCGCTCAAGAAGGTCCTGGGCATACtgctgctgatgaagaaagaaccCGTCGGCGCGTCGTACCACCtcaatgccgaggaagtagtgcaacggGCCGAGGTCCTTAATAGCGAACTCAGCGCTGAG
This region of Triticum aestivum cultivar Chinese Spring chromosome 2D, IWGSC CS RefSeq v2.1, whole genome shotgun sequence genomic DNA includes:
- the LOC123049635 gene encoding large ribosomal RNA subunit accumulation protein YCED homolog 2, chloroplastic is translated as MHQHHTSRTPGSCKRIRQSCPRDSISYGTHAASTAGRSSALSSTAMARACKCSPALRLLPNPITAQLPSGRSHGRCRCLAVHAQLPAEDADDYPAESPKRVQVTQSLRRSRRRGAAGRQSLISVGTSRGGGDQWGSDFELTLRQLRLDDLIEDGHSDADVLVHLLVQQHTQFGMSIKGRVVTSLTKICDSCSAPYCTKIDEQFDITVLSSSRKDQSGLPEIGDSDPSVIYVKPGTEIDIDSSIQETIRLTASAKSSCSEACEKSPVVWKRAGNQKKRYSQTWSKLLDLKRTLDKAPS